The following coding sequences lie in one Gouania willdenowi chromosome 5, fGouWil2.1, whole genome shotgun sequence genomic window:
- the LOC114463121 gene encoding reactive oxygen species modulator 1 yields MPVAVGPYGQTQPSCFDRVKMGFMMGFAVGMAAGAMFGTFSCLRIGMRGRELMGGVGKTMMQSGGTFGTFMAIGMGIRC; encoded by the exons ATGCCGGTGGCTGTAGGTCCGTACGGACAAACCCAGCCCAGCTGCTTTGATCGGGTCAAGATGGGCTTCATGATGGGCTTTGCAGTGGGAATGGCTGCTGGGGCCATGTTTGGCACTTTCTCCTGCCTCAG GATCGGGATGCGAGGTCGTGAGCTGATGGGGGGCGTGGGAAAGACCATGATGCAGAGCGGAGGCACGTTTGGTACCTTCATGGCCATCGGGATGGGAATCCGCTGCTGa